Proteins encoded in a region of the Mycolicibacterium chitae genome:
- a CDS encoding MlaD family protein, with amino-acid sequence MRKILRRRGVLAGVVTTAAILSSCASLSPDSLPQDNGDRHGYDVVLEFDSVLNLPDRARVVMDGVSVGVVTDVDLVDGRVDVTSRIDSGVVIPSDIHGILQQPTVLGDIFVALQRDPEADPAAPPLRPGDTVPLARTTSPPQIEDTIASLANFVASGSIQRAQNTMIGLNRVADTSDVELSRIAAQVSTNLGELAANLDSAELVLAGLSDTAAILSSKRGAFEHWFSPAGMLGFDRATQVTSRLSVMIPSIGSVYSGGFWLVPMLTTVGDAMGAVQGTKWAVEEEIPRWRKLFTGYFLPQDKYPAINITSIRGPDGRELSGDVHDVLRILGATP; translated from the coding sequence ATGCGGAAGATACTGCGGCGCCGCGGCGTCCTCGCTGGCGTGGTAACCACGGCGGCGATCCTGTCGTCGTGCGCGTCGCTGTCCCCGGACTCGCTGCCCCAAGACAACGGCGACCGCCACGGCTACGACGTGGTGCTGGAGTTCGACAGCGTGCTCAACCTGCCCGACCGCGCCCGCGTGGTGATGGACGGCGTCAGCGTCGGCGTGGTCACCGACGTCGACCTGGTCGACGGCCGGGTCGACGTGACCTCGCGGATCGATTCCGGGGTGGTCATCCCGTCGGACATCCACGGGATCCTGCAGCAACCGACCGTGCTCGGCGACATCTTCGTCGCCCTGCAACGCGACCCCGAGGCCGATCCGGCCGCACCCCCGCTACGGCCCGGCGACACCGTTCCGCTTGCGCGCACCACCTCGCCCCCGCAGATCGAGGACACCATCGCCAGCCTGGCCAACTTCGTGGCCAGCGGTTCGATCCAGCGCGCCCAGAACACCATGATCGGGCTGAACCGGGTCGCCGACACCAGCGACGTCGAACTGAGCCGGATCGCCGCGCAGGTCAGCACCAACCTGGGTGAGTTGGCCGCCAACCTCGACTCCGCCGAGCTGGTGTTGGCCGGATTGTCCGACACCGCGGCGATATTGAGCAGCAAGCGCGGCGCGTTCGAGCACTGGTTCTCCCCGGCGGGCATGCTCGGCTTCGACCGGGCCACCCAGGTGACCTCCCGGCTCAGCGTGATGATCCCGTCGATCGGCAGCGTCTACAGCGGCGGCTTCTGGCTGGTCCCGATGCTCACCACCGTCGGCGACGCGATGGGCGCGGTGCAGGGCACCAAATGGGCGGTGGAAGAAGAGATCCCGCGGTGGCGCAAGCTGTTCACCGGATACTTCCTGCCGCAGGACAAGTACCCGGCGATCAACATCACCTCGATCCGCGGCCCGGACGGCCGGGAGTTGTCCGGCGATGTGCACGACGTGCTCAGGATCCTGGGGGCCACCCCATGA
- a CDS encoding MlaD family protein, whose amino-acid sequence MVAVVAVGAVVMYVNPPGRQTVVFHTDDAAAVRPGDAVRIAGVNVGKIKDLTIEPERVRVRATVDKDAFVGDQSQIQVRMRTVVGGYYTAIVSLGDEPLGDNVIPLERVSMPYNLVRTVTDATRVADDVAAGTVRDALDNVQRGLSGEGNVETLAAIMDAGNSLTAAIDQQRGQISSILNLSDEYIHSLSNYTDELKELIRKVSIIEQTLVLYSDGFGQALAGMGDVLDALNPIGQFFAEHRDKFIEKVRNWQEIVQTWADRSGLVVRGLRRVRDKLDRVLDAQNARPDLLATDLCIPIPGKAC is encoded by the coding sequence ATGGTGGCCGTGGTGGCGGTGGGCGCCGTCGTCATGTACGTCAACCCGCCCGGCCGGCAGACGGTGGTGTTCCACACCGACGACGCCGCGGCCGTGCGCCCCGGGGACGCCGTCCGGATCGCCGGGGTCAACGTCGGCAAGATCAAGGACCTGACGATCGAGCCCGAACGGGTCCGAGTGCGCGCCACCGTCGACAAGGACGCCTTCGTCGGCGACCAGTCCCAGATCCAGGTCCGGATGCGCACCGTGGTCGGCGGCTACTACACCGCGATCGTCTCCCTCGGCGATGAACCGCTGGGCGACAACGTGATTCCGCTGGAACGCGTCTCCATGCCCTACAACCTGGTCCGCACCGTCACCGACGCCACCCGGGTCGCCGACGACGTCGCGGCCGGCACCGTGCGCGATGCGCTGGACAACGTGCAGCGCGGCCTGTCCGGCGAGGGCAACGTGGAGACGCTGGCGGCCATCATGGATGCCGGCAACAGCCTGACCGCCGCCATCGACCAGCAGCGCGGCCAGATCTCGTCGATCCTGAACCTGTCCGACGAATACATCCACTCGTTGAGCAACTACACCGACGAACTGAAGGAACTGATCCGCAAGGTCTCGATCATCGAGCAGACGCTGGTGCTGTACTCCGACGGCTTCGGTCAGGCGCTCGCGGGCATGGGCGACGTGCTCGACGCCCTCAACCCGATCGGGCAGTTCTTCGCCGAGCACCGCGACAAGTTCATCGAGAAGGTCCGCAACTGGCAGGAGATCGTGCAGACCTGGGCCGACCGCAGCGGACTGGTGGTGCGCGGGCTGCGCCGGGTCCGCGACAAGCTGGACCGGGTGCTGGACGCGCAGAACGCCCGACCGGACCTGCTGGCCACCGATCTGTGCATCCCGATCCCGGGGAAGGCCTGCTGA
- a CDS encoding MlaD family protein, whose amino-acid sequence MKLRNLLTLTALAAIVVFALGYLGALGVRLSPPEQRTTLAMDIDNINGLVVGSNVLLRGIPVGKVTAIEPTVEAATIRFYIDGAHQVPVDSGVRVDNLSALGETYIGLFPRSGAGPMLADGDRIAAEAISTPPTISDLAVSMGHLLQQSDPEQLQRIVAEADTALGDPETVLPNLARAATLLRNEARSMDGRGQELLINAQTLLRNAGFVGPALANLAPSLDQLGPNVQGIFAGAMNLVLAGSPEALERFQAYLTRIQSFLDTRSPDIKVLAETLLPNVRSIGSALTNFDTGRLLDNMLRGVPEDGAIDLHVTLLPPE is encoded by the coding sequence ATGAAACTGCGCAACCTGCTGACCCTGACCGCGTTGGCCGCCATCGTGGTGTTCGCGCTGGGCTATCTCGGCGCGTTGGGCGTGCGCCTGTCTCCACCCGAGCAGCGCACCACGCTGGCGATGGACATCGACAACATCAACGGCCTGGTGGTCGGTTCCAACGTGCTGCTGCGCGGCATCCCGGTGGGCAAGGTGACCGCGATCGAACCGACGGTCGAGGCCGCCACGATCCGCTTCTACATCGACGGCGCGCATCAGGTGCCGGTGGACAGCGGGGTGCGCGTCGACAACCTGTCCGCCCTCGGCGAGACCTACATCGGCCTGTTCCCGCGCAGCGGCGCCGGCCCCATGCTCGCCGACGGGGACCGGATCGCCGCCGAGGCCATCAGCACGCCGCCGACGATCTCCGATCTGGCCGTGAGCATGGGGCACCTGCTGCAGCAGTCCGATCCGGAGCAACTCCAACGCATCGTCGCCGAGGCCGATACCGCCCTGGGTGATCCGGAGACCGTGCTGCCCAACCTGGCCCGCGCCGCCACCCTGCTGCGCAACGAGGCACGCAGCATGGACGGCCGCGGCCAGGAACTGCTGATCAACGCGCAGACGCTGCTGCGCAACGCCGGCTTCGTCGGCCCCGCCCTGGCCAATCTGGCCCCCAGCCTCGACCAACTGGGACCGAACGTGCAGGGCATCTTCGCCGGCGCGATGAACCTCGTGCTGGCCGGCTCCCCGGAGGCCCTGGAAAGATTCCAGGCGTATCTGACCCGGATCCAGTCCTTCCTGGACACCCGTTCCCCGGACATCAAGGTGCTGGCCGAGACGCTGCTGCCCAACGTCCGGTCCATCGGTTCGGCGCTGACCAACTTCGACACCGGGCGGCTACTCGACAACATGCTGCGCGGGGTCCCCGAGGACGGCGCGATAGACCTGCACGTCACGCTGCTCCCGCCCGAGTAG
- a CDS encoding MlaD family protein produces the protein MHPDPGEGLLMGAAVQRVLAGAVALIAVAALTSCGSRTATAESYCAIMADGIGLYAGNPVTQMGYRIGTVTAVEPDFEDVRVSFTLSAPRPIPADVKAVIRSMSILADRSLELVGNYRDGPELVAGQCIPPDRTATPKSLSELVGSIATFAEAISPDGSTNVADTVRGLEQALHQQGTRTGEFLARLSSLLDSPDRAISDTGSIVTNLAHLTGELSSVRGTLKQVLLDAEATTGDLVVATDGVMRMTQTLPLMVTMLAELERELGEQTQRVLDTVSVPLRKASPHATALSDLLNPVPGWITTVSDRFNDQGLQLKWRPPMFRIRTQDGLLLCGIMNSRVPGSCADIAGTPYAVDVALLQYALTEASR, from the coding sequence GTGCATCCCGATCCCGGGGAAGGCCTGCTGATGGGCGCCGCGGTGCAACGTGTCCTGGCCGGCGCCGTGGCGCTGATCGCGGTCGCCGCGCTGACCTCCTGCGGTTCGCGCACGGCGACCGCCGAGAGCTACTGCGCGATCATGGCCGACGGGATCGGCCTCTACGCCGGTAATCCGGTCACCCAGATGGGTTACCGGATCGGTACCGTGACCGCCGTGGAGCCCGACTTCGAGGACGTCCGGGTCAGCTTCACCCTCAGCGCGCCGCGGCCGATCCCCGCCGACGTCAAGGCCGTCATCCGGTCGATGTCGATCCTGGCCGACCGGTCCCTGGAGTTGGTGGGCAACTACCGCGACGGACCCGAACTGGTGGCCGGGCAATGCATCCCGCCCGACCGCACCGCCACCCCGAAGAGCCTGTCCGAACTCGTCGGCTCGATCGCCACCTTCGCCGAGGCGATCAGCCCCGACGGGTCCACCAACGTCGCCGACACCGTGCGCGGCCTCGAGCAGGCGCTGCACCAGCAGGGCACGCGCACCGGCGAGTTCCTGGCGCGGCTCTCGAGCCTGCTCGACAGCCCCGACCGGGCGATCAGCGACACCGGCTCCATCGTCACGAACCTGGCCCACCTGACCGGCGAACTGAGCTCGGTGCGCGGCACGCTGAAGCAGGTGCTGCTGGACGCCGAGGCGACCACCGGCGACCTGGTGGTCGCCACCGACGGGGTGATGCGGATGACGCAGACCCTGCCGCTGATGGTCACCATGCTCGCCGAGTTGGAACGCGAACTCGGCGAGCAGACCCAGCGGGTGCTCGACACCGTCTCGGTGCCGCTGCGCAAGGCCAGTCCGCACGCCACGGCGCTGTCAGATCTCCTCAACCCCGTCCCGGGCTGGATCACCACGGTCTCGGATCGCTTCAACGACCAAGGCCTGCAACTCAAGTGGCGCCCGCCGATGTTCCGGATCCGAACCCAGGACGGGCTACTGCTGTGCGGCATCATGAACTCGCGGGTGCCGGGCAGTTGCGCCGACATCGCGGGGACCCCGTACGCGGTGGACGTGGCGCTGCTGCAGTACGCCCTGACGGAGGCGAGCCGATGA